One Fundulus heteroclitus isolate FHET01 chromosome 8, MU-UCD_Fhet_4.1, whole genome shotgun sequence genomic window, ATGGGCCAAGAAAAGCGAAACCAATGAAGGTACTCTGAATTCTGCAGGTTGTGGACGACTAAATTATCTTATGATTTTCTAGTGATTTCCTAAAcaaaattgttaatttttttattattatttgacatGAAGGAGCCTGCCTTACACAGCAACACACACTCAGCCTTTGGTAGGGAAGCCTAATGCTACTATTGATTGTTTCAGAGCCTCCATGTGAAACTCTATGGGGAATATTTGTGAGTTAATAAAAGACAACACCAGCACATGCACAGCAGAAATCTGTGGAAATCTGAGTGACTCAACGCCGCAAACTACTGCAGAGACATTTAAACGCATGACTCAGTGGCTGTGGAAGCCTTGCTTGTTGGCGGAAAGAAAGGCGTTAGCAGGTTCTAacaatctttttaaataaattacatttttttttaaggaaaattgtttttttacatctggTATTTTGACAAGTGCTAGGCTCTCTCATGCCACAGAGATTTTGAAgcgcagtaaaaaaaaaaaaaaattgttcgtTAAGAAAACCTTCAGTTTTTGGAGACACCAATTAAGCAGTGTTGATTTTTCAGCACTTAAAGTGAGGTTAGGGGAGTAAAACAAGTCACTGATCTATGCTTGACTTTATTGAAGGGAGAAAGTCTGTCATATTTCTAACAAATGGAATGAAGGAAATGGGCTGAACACTTTTAACTCAGACCAACTTGTTTATTCAATGGATGTTGTAGAAGTAGCAAGACTAGCTATGTCATTTTTTTGTAACCAGGAATATAAAATGAttggtaaacaaaaaaagaagatagtCAGAAAGAGCTGATTCTCTTTAACTATGAATAAAATGTGCCTTTACAATTTTGTTACGTGATTTATATGAACAATGTTAATGTGAGAATAACAGAAAGGCCAGTTGTGTGAAGTCAACAAACAAATTCAGCAGAGCCCATAAGCAGCcatattactttttatttggtTGACAATTAAAGCTGCATGGAGTTAACAGACAAGGAACAACAGCTGATTTTGCAGCCACCATATAGCCCTACTACTTTGGAGTAATTAAAACTTGGgtttagtattattatttttttactgatctATAGCCCGTTTTGACAGTTTTGATGTTTGCTTGACCACATTATAGACCTGCTTGAAAACAAATCCTTTGActttaaacagaaacacaaggCAAACGCACAACTACTCCGACTTTTCTGCGCACCAAAATTAGaataatcagataaactctaaAAAATCTTCAACATGTCCTATTGTTTTATCAGCATGGGAAAGGCTATGCTTTTGTTTTCGATTTCCATACATTATTTTGTACACCCCTTGTAGACTATGATTAAAATTTTCActcaaccaagaagtttgtttctgactgGAAATGAGATAACACAAATATGTGAAAGGAATACCGATAGAAATTTATTCTGAATGTATTTatctttcatttttgaaaaattgcCTGTCAGATTTTAATTATGCCCCTCTccaaaaaacaatgaaaaaatctTCACTGGCATTACATCAAGCAAATCCTTCTTAGTGTAATTACTCACCAGCTTTCTGAAATTTTCCACCGGTGTTTGATGATTTATCTTCGGTAAAAAGCCCTAAGTGTTTGAGGTTGGAAAGCCTCCTCGCCaagcagctgaagaaaactcctGTCATTCCCATATTTTCCATGGCAACTTATTAAATGGACTTTAAACCGCAGGAGCTGTATGACTATAACTTTGTATGTTTGCATGGGTAAGCAGCCCATGGGAAGTTATGCTTTCCCCCTCCATGTTATGGTGTCCTTTTAAAGCAGAACCTTTTTAATTCTTATTCCTATTTTCCACAGTCACTACGGAGCTTGGTGCCATCTAGGTGCCAGACTGAACTGGTtatattaaaagatgaaaagcactgtaatgtttggtttttaaatgtattttgttagaCAGGTTTCAGCAGGTTAAGCACTCGATGCAGCAGAGTGCTTATGGAGTGCTCCCCCCCCCATCTGTTTCCAGCACATCTCTGAGCAAATGTCTTTACTTTGCTTGTCAAGTTTTAGTATTTTCCCTGACACGTGGACACAGGGGACAGTCAGACAATAAAAACGCATTTGCCTGTTTGCGGTGGATCCAGCAACGCAAACTGAGGCCACGCTGTGAAATTACGTCAAGTTAAAACTGTCCTTTACTCCGTGTCCTGCTGTCTCATTGTCTCCGCCTCAGACTAAGATTGGCTGAAGAGGAAAGATAAAACCGCCATATCTTAATCTGCGGGTGGCACAAGCCTACAAAGAAGGCAATTAGGATTATAATTTATAGCTCCCTTGCCCTTTTTCTCCGTTCTCCTCTCCCCTTTTGTCTTGTTTCCCGCTCATCCTTCCCCTCCAACCCATGAATTAATtcctttgtgtgtgtatgtcatTGTTTGTGTATCCCCACAGAGCAGCGCGAGCATTTGGAGAGTACCTGTCCCACACACACCCTGAAAACCGAAACGGATCAGGTCAGCGTCTCTGTCGTCCTGCCATTTGTCCATCCCCCTATCCTCTGCTGTGTTTTCCTTTGAGGTTTTAATCCTTCCTCCGTCTGCTTTACCTCATCCTCTATTGAAATGCCAGGCTGTGCTCACTGGTGTGTCAGTACAACTGCTGACAACCGCAGGGAGATGATGACGTTGCTGTATCTCCTGTGCCATCCTAAgcctttttctttctctacTTCTTCCTCTTCAGCTTGAGTGGTTGTTGCAATCAGTTTATACTCATATATCTCTATGTTCGTCTCCCTCTTTCACATTATAGCTCACCTTCTGTGCGAAACCTCGGTGGGTCCAGATCCTGAGTTGCCAAGTGACACGATTGGAGTCAACAATAACGTTCACCTCCCTCCCTGCTCTTCTTCTAAAAGCTGCTCGAACAAACCCGACCCTATCCTGGCAAAGGAGAAGCTAGGCCTAATCCAGCCTCCTCTCCCATCCATTACCATTTCTACCAAGCCAACTTGCCTGTCGCTCGCAGCAGAGGAAGACCAGAAGACGTCCGAGTTCACCCGTGTGTACACCATCACCTCCCAGCACGGTATGCTGATGAGCAGTGGCCGAGGCAGCAAAGAGAGCCTAGAACTGGACATCCTGAAGGAAAAGTCGAGGAGTGGAGGGGTAGGGTCTAAAGGTGGCCCAATCCAGCCCTCCACTTCCCCATCCTCCGCCTGCTCATCTCCGACACAGTACATCCGCTCGAGCGGCAGTCGTGGCATCAGCAGCTGTAGCCACGCCCACCACGGcaatcaccaccaccaccacgccGCCGTCTCCGGAACGAACGCCTCCTCCAGCAGCGGTGGGATCAGCGGGGCAAGCGCATGCAGCAGTAGCTACCAACAGCAGCAAGCGGTTGCAGGGTCTCACTCCCATCACGGGTcccaccaccacccccatcatcaccatcacctATCCCAACCACCGCTGCAGACCTCGGTCAGTGCCCAGAATATCCGCACCCTTGCCGATGGTGGGAAAGGGGAAGCGGAGTGCAGCGGGCTGGCTTGCGACTCGTGCAGCGGTGCCCCTTCGCGTAGCCAGGGGTCGCTGGACCTGGAGAGCACGTCCCGAGAGGCAGGCAAGCAGCACCGACGACTAGAGCGGATGTGGAGTGTGGACCGGGTGACTGGGCTGGAGAGAGGTGAGAGGGCGGAGGAGACAGAGGTAGCGAGAGGCGCTGAAATCCAAAAAGGGAAGGGGTTGGGGTGGGTGGCCCTGTTACATGGCTCACGAGTATTGGACCAGAGAAtagatatttcttttatttatgttgtttctAGGGGTGTAACAAGGTCCTAGGATATTTTCATCAAAGTGTGGTGTTTTGAACAGCAATATACAAAGAAGTTGTAGTGGCGGCGATAGTGAAGCTCACAGAGTTAATAGAGGAGTACATCAAtcagtgaagttatttcaaGGTTAATAACTTAAAATGAGTATTGCAGTCAATATTTTTTATGCTGTCATCAAGCTATCCGATTCAATGGTATTAATTTACAATGAAATTCTGTATTAGGAGTGCAAATCTTACAT contains:
- the LOC105932114 gene encoding NMDA receptor synaptonuclear signaling and neuronal migration factor isoform X3; this encodes MGTAVSKRKNLRNDAISSVAAKVRAARAFGEYLSHTHPENRNGSAHLLCETSVGPDPELPSDTIGVNNNVHLPPCSSSKSCSNKPDPILAKEKLGLIQPPLPSITISTKPTCLSLAAEEDQKTSEFTRVYTITSQHGMLMSSGRGSKESLELDILKEKSRSGGVGSKGGPIQPSTSPSSACSSPTQYIRSSGSRGISSCSHAHHGNHHHHHAAVSGTNASSSSGGISGASACSSSYQQQQAVAGSHSHHGSHHHPHHHHHLSQPPLQTSVSAQNIRTLADGGKGEAECSGLACDSCSGAPSRSQGSLDLESTSREAGKQHRRLERMWSVDRVTGLEREETNWFPKENMFSFQTATTTIQAISNFRKHLRMVGSRRLKAQSGDLQTSTNALEDGALEDALDWEEEKEMERLACEGDDFVPPKIMLISSKVPKAEYIPTIIRRDDPSIIPILYDHEHATFDDILEEIDKKLTAYRRGSKFWRMLIFCQGGPGHLYLLKNKVATFAKVEKEEDMSQFWRRLSRFMSKINPEPNVIHIMGCYVLGNPNGEKLFQKLKNLMRPYSVEFESPLELSAQGKEMIEMYFDFRLYRLWKTRQHSKLLDYEDLL